Proteins encoded within one genomic window of Cyanobacterium sp. HL-69:
- a CDS encoding toxin-antitoxin system YefM family antidote component: MFSIETSYTQARENLASLLNEVENDNSIAVIKRRGHKDIALISAEDLSSLLETVYLLRSPSNAQRLLEALEDSKQWDKQQPPSPHTVDDLCGELGIER, encoded by the coding sequence ATGTTTTCCATAGAAACCAGTTATACTCAAGCACGGGAAAATTTAGCCAGTTTACTCAATGAAGTAGAAAATGACAACAGTATAGCTGTTATCAAACGTCGTGGGCATAAAGATATTGCTCTTATCAGTGCTGAGGATTTATCAAGTTTATTGGAAACTGTTTATTTATTGAGATCTCCCTCCAACGCTCAAAGACTATTAGAAGCCTTAGAAGATTCTAAACAATGGGATAAACAACAACCTCCTTCTCCTCATACGGTGGATGATTTATGTGGGGAATTAGGGATTGAAAGGTAG